One genomic segment of Lysobacter sp. 5GHs7-4 includes these proteins:
- a CDS encoding TonB-dependent receptor produces MPVVTARLALLSIAIGLALPLHAQDGGGDAQTLPRIEVHGVAQRPDTVDDIERAKRRLDERPGATALVDAQRYREGRAGTLADALSFAPGVFVQPRFGADEARLSIRGSGLQRTFHGRGLELLQDGSPLNLADGGYDFQAVEPLSARYIEVYRGANALEYGAATLGGAINFVSPTGYDAAPLTLRAETGSDGYRRGQVALAGVSGRADGMLSLSGGRQDGYRDHAQQENYRLFGNAGWRFNERLDARLYLTHIDTRSQLPGNLTLDEARRDPRLAAPGNLALDQRRDYRLDRLGARLAWTPSPGRSLTVSAYYADKALDHPIFQVLRQRSQDYGLDLRWRAEGTLAGHRNLFVAGLGWARGDTDDDRYFNLGGHAGARSNRFDQRARNRRLYLENQTWLDPRWVLALGAQAIDAQRRSRDRYITGGRDESFDADYEGISPKLGLRYLIDERAQIYANLSRSLEPPSFGELTGGPGVSQVDRQRATSAELGLRLQRETLSLDASLYRARIDGELLALNDADGNPLGTVNADRSLHQGLELGLGWRMAPAWRLSANYLYNDFRFDHDAVYGDKRLAGVPRQQLRAQLRWTAHERVYLEPNLEWVPRGGYIDHANSVRAPGYTLLGLRLGGQIDEAWRWFLDARNLQDRRWIASANVIADARGLDGRNYLPGDGRSFYVGLEWRPQ; encoded by the coding sequence ATGCCCGTCGTCACCGCCCGCCTCGCCCTGCTCTCCATCGCGATCGGCCTGGCCCTGCCGCTGCATGCGCAAGACGGCGGCGGCGACGCACAGACCTTGCCGCGGATCGAGGTGCACGGCGTCGCCCAGCGTCCGGACACGGTCGACGATATCGAGCGCGCCAAACGCCGCCTCGACGAACGGCCCGGCGCGACCGCGCTGGTCGACGCGCAGCGCTACCGCGAAGGACGCGCCGGCACGCTCGCCGACGCGCTGTCGTTCGCGCCGGGCGTGTTCGTGCAGCCGCGCTTCGGCGCCGACGAGGCGCGGCTGTCGATCCGCGGCTCGGGCCTGCAACGCACTTTCCACGGCCGCGGCCTGGAGTTGCTGCAGGACGGCAGCCCGCTCAACCTGGCCGACGGCGGCTACGACTTCCAGGCCGTGGAACCGCTGTCGGCGCGCTACATCGAGGTCTACCGCGGCGCCAACGCGCTGGAGTACGGCGCCGCCACCCTCGGCGGCGCGATCAACTTCGTCTCGCCCACCGGTTACGACGCCGCGCCGCTGACGCTGCGCGCCGAAACCGGCAGCGACGGTTACCGCCGCGGCCAGGTCGCGCTGGCCGGCGTGTCCGGCCGCGCCGACGGCATGCTCAGCCTCAGCGGCGGCCGTCAGGACGGTTATCGCGACCACGCCCAGCAAGAAAACTACCGGCTGTTCGGCAACGCGGGTTGGCGCTTCAACGAGCGACTCGACGCACGCCTCTACCTCACCCACATCGACACCCGCTCGCAGTTGCCCGGCAACCTGACCCTGGACGAGGCGCGTCGCGACCCACGCCTGGCCGCTCCCGGCAACCTCGCCCTGGACCAGCGCCGCGACTACCGCCTCGATCGCCTGGGCGCGCGCCTGGCCTGGACGCCGTCGCCGGGGCGCAGCCTGACCGTGTCGGCCTACTACGCCGACAAGGCGCTGGACCATCCGATCTTCCAGGTGCTGCGCCAACGCTCGCAGGACTACGGCCTGGACCTGCGCTGGCGCGCCGAGGGTACGCTCGCCGGACACCGCAACCTGTTCGTCGCCGGCCTGGGCTGGGCGCGGGGCGACACCGACGACGATCGCTACTTCAATCTCGGCGGACACGCGGGCGCGCGCAGCAACCGTTTCGATCAGCGCGCCCGCAACCGTCGGCTGTACCTGGAAAACCAGACCTGGCTGGACCCGCGCTGGGTGCTCGCGCTGGGCGCGCAGGCGATCGATGCGCAACGCCGCTCGCGCGACCGCTACATCACCGGCGGCCGCGACGAGAGCTTCGACGCCGACTACGAAGGCATCAGCCCCAAGCTGGGCCTGCGCTATCTGATCGACGAGCGAGCACAGATCTACGCCAACCTCAGCCGCAGCCTGGAGCCGCCGAGCTTCGGCGAACTCACCGGCGGCCCGGGCGTGAGTCAGGTGGACCGCCAACGCGCGACCTCGGCCGAACTCGGCCTGCGCCTGCAACGCGAGACGCTGTCGCTGGACGCGTCCCTGTACCGCGCACGCATCGACGGCGAGCTGCTGGCGCTCAACGATGCCGACGGCAACCCTTTGGGCACGGTCAACGCCGACCGCAGCTTGCACCAGGGCCTGGAGCTGGGCCTGGGCTGGCGCATGGCGCCGGCCTGGCGGCTGTCGGCCAACTACCTCTACAACGATTTCCGCTTCGACCACGACGCGGTCTATGGCGATAAGCGCCTGGCCGGCGTTCCGCGCCAGCAGCTGCGCGCGCAGCTGCGCTGGACGGCGCACGAGCGCGTCTATCTGGAACCGAACCTGGAATGGGTGCCGCGCGGCGGCTACATCGATCACGCCAACAGCGTGCGCGCGCCGGGCTACACCTTGCTGGGCCTGCGTCTGGGCGGACAGATCGACGAGGCCTGGCGCTGGTTTCTGGACGCCCGCAACCTGCAGGACCGGCGCTGGATCGCCAGCGCCAACGTGATCGCCGACGCGCGCGGCCTGGACGGGCGCAACTACCTGCCCGGCGACGGCCGCTCGTTCTACGTCGGCCTGGAATGGCGCCCGCAGTGA